The sequence GCTGCTCTACCTGTGGACCTTCCTGATCGCCTACGGGGTGGTCTCACTGAACTTCTTCGACTGGCTGATAATCCTGCCGGTCGTTGGCGTCCTGCTGCTGGGCGCCGGATACCTGACCCTGCACCCCTGGGTGCGCCGTTCGAGGGAATCATCGAGGGAGTCTCGCCCATGAAGACGTCCGTGAAGCGCGTCAACACCCGCGGCTGGTGGGGGATCCTCATTGCCTGCCTCATCGGCTCCGTCGCCGCACTGGCCGTGGCCGTGGCCGTCGCGTGGCTGGTGGTCGGGGGAGCGGCCGGCGGAGCCGCCGCTGCGTCGCTGGGACTGGCCGGCGCCGCCGTCGTGGTCCTCTCCGGTCTCACGCTGCTCGTGACGGCCTGGTCCTGGGATCGCTGGCGGGAGCAGGCGGTCTTCATCGCCCTGTTCGGCTTCGTCCTGAAGATCATCCTGATGGCGGTGTTGCTGACCGTGGTGCCCACGCCGGCCTGGCTGGACACCATGGCCGCCGGCCTCGGCGCGCTCGTGGCGATCGTGGTCTGGCAGGGGACCGAGGTCCTCGTCTTCGCCCGGACCCGGCAGCAGATCTACGACGACTGACCTCATCGGTGTCTCGATGGATGGCCCAGAGTCGGTGAACGGATTCCGCATCACGGTCTGGTCACGGGCGGATGTCGGCCCGATGACGGTGTGACTTCGACACAACGTAGAAATAAATCGTCGCGAGGCGCGAAAACCGCGCCGAATTGGGCTTTTTGGTCATCAGCACCATGCCCGGTTTGATAGGCTCATCAACGATCAATAACGACGGTCGGGGCTGCGTTGTGCCGCCCGCTTGACCGCGGGGTGGGAACGCGCCGTACGCGTTCCGTTGACCGACACTGCAGAGAGGATCAGCGTGCTACCGATCGTGCTCGCCAGCTCCACCGATGAGGGTGGATTCGCTCCTCCCACGATCGACCAGACCCACCTGCCGGACATCCTGCCCTGGATGGCCGAGTATGGCACCGGTTTCGGCAAGCAGATGCTGATGATCATCCTCTCGGTGATCCTCATCTCCGCCTTCTTCATGCTCGCCATGCGCAAGCCGGGGCTCGTCCCGGGCAAGGTGCAGTGGCTCGCTGAATCCGGCTACGCCTTCGTGCGCAACGGCATGGGCCGGGACATCATCGGTGAGAAGGAGTTCAAGCCCTTCGTCCCGTTGCTGTTCGGCCTGTTCTTCTTCGTGATCGTGAACAACCTGTTCGGTGCCGTTCCTTTCCTGCAACTGCCGAGCTTCTCGCATGCCGGTTCGGCCTATGCACTGGCACTGATCGTGTACATCATCTGGATCGGCCTGGGTATCAAGCGCAACGGCCTCAAGTACTTCAAGCTGGCCGTGGTCCCCAGCGGTGTTCCCGGCTGGATCCTGCCGCTGCTCGTGCCGCTGGAGATCATCTCCACCTTCCTCGTTCGGCCGCTGACCCACTCCCTGCGTCTGATGGCCACCATGCTTTCCGGCCACATGATCATCATGCTGGCCGGCGCCGGTGCCCAGTACCTGATCATGGAGACGGGCAACGTCGCCCTCCAGGCCACCGGAGTCCTCGTGGTCCTCGGCTCCGTGGCCATGTACTTCCTGGAACTGCTGATCATGTACCTGCAGGCGTTCGTCTTCACCCTGCTCACCGCGATCTACATCCAAGGGGCGCTGGCCGCCAACGACCACTGACTTTCCGGGCCCGCCGTCATTGGCTGAAGGTGGGCACGGTTCGGCGGAGTGATCCGCCATCGCAGCACGTCCCGATACCGGCAACCGCCGGACCCGCATCGGGAACCCTCCGCACAACCTGCCGTCAGGCATCTTGAAAGGAACACCATGGAAATCACCGGCAACCTCAACTTGGTCGGCTACGGCCTGGCCTCCATCGGCTCCGCCATCGGCGTGGGCCTGATCTTCGCCGCCTACATCAACGGCGTCGCCCGTCAGCCGGAAGCCCAGCGCATCCTGCAGCCGATCGCCCTGCTGGGCTTCGCCCTCGCCGAGGCCCTGGCCATCCTGGGCCTGGTCTTCGCTTTCGTCCTCTGATTCCTGCCCTTCCCGGCCGGCTCGCCGGCCATCCACAGAGCAGGAAACTTCACCAAAGGATGGTTGAAACATGATCAGGTCTGAAGCGATTCTCGCTGCAGCCGAGGGCGCCAACCCCCTCGTTCCCAACTGGTGGGAGGTGCTCGTTACCGCCGTTGGCTTTGCCGTGTTGATGTTCCTCGTGGTGAAGTACATCGCCCCGGCTCTGGAGAACTCCTACCAGAACCGCGTCGACGCCATCGAGGGTGGTCTCGAGAAGGCCGAGAAGGCCCAGGCCGAGGCCAACGCCCTCAAGGCTGACTACGAGCAGCAGCAGCAGGAGGGCTACGCCGAGGCCAACCGCGTCCGCGAGGAGGCCCGTACCGAAGGCGCCCAAATCCTGGCCGAGGCCAGGGAAAAGGCGTCCGCCGAGTCCGCTCGTCTGGTCGAGCAGGCCCAGGTCCAGATCGCCGCTGAGCGACTGCAGGCCGAGACCTCGCTCCGCACCGACGTCGGCGCCCTGGCCACCACCCTGGCCAGCCGCATCGTCGGCGAATCCCTGGAGGACGACGCCCGCTCGCAGCGCGTGGTGGACCGGTTCCTCGAGGACCTCGAGCGGAACTCGACCGCCCGCACCGCGTCCGGCACGGCAGGTGTGGTTGAGTAATGGCAGGTGCATCGAGCGATTCGCTGGCCACCGCCCGGCAGGAACTGGACACCGTCCTGGTCTCCGGCGGCACCCAGCTGGCTTCCGAGCTTTTCACCGCCCTGGCGGCGGTGGACTCCAGCGCCCCATTGCGCCGCGCTCTGACCGACCCCTCGTGGTCGGTGGAGCGTCGCACCGGAGTCGTCGGCTCACTGTTCGGGTCCAAGGTGTCCGAGGATGCCCTGCGGGTCCTCAAAACCCTGGCCGGACTCAAGTGGTCCCGCACCCGGGACTACGGAGACTCACTCGAGCAGCTGGCCACCACCTCCGTGGCGGCCTCAGCCGAGCGCGACGGGCTGGACGGACTCGGACGGCTGTCCGACGAACTGTTGTCCTTCAACCGTGCGGTCCAGGAATCCCACGATCTCCAGCGTGCACTGACGGATCCGCAGGCTCCTGCCTCGGCCAAGGGAAACCTGGCTGAGCGGCTCCTGGGCAACGGTTCTGCCGAGGCCAAGCTCCTGGTCCGCCAGGCTGTGGAAGCACCGCGGGGCCACAAGCCCGTGGACCTCATCCGCGGTTTCGTGGACACCGTGGCGGAGCGCCAGAGGCTGTGGATCGCCGAAGTCACCGTGGCTCGCGCCCTGGCCCCGGCTCAGCAGGAGCGGCTTGCCGCTGCATTGAAGCGCCTCTTTGGCCGCGACCTGAAGTTGGACGTGGCCGTCGACCCCGAGCTGGTGGGTGGCATCCGGGTCCAGGTGGGAGACGACGTCGTCGACTCCTCCCTGCAGTCCCGACTGCACGACCTCCAGCGGAAGATGGCCGGCTGAGGCCGGTCTGACGAACCCACAAGACACCTTCGGTCATCGGCATGTCGATGATCACCAACCCCAGAGAGCAGGGAACGCAGATGGCCGACTTGACCATCAACGCTGACGATGTTCGCAATGCCCTGAATGAGTTCGCGGCATCCTACGAACCGGCCGGCACCGAACGTGTGGAGGTCGGCCACGTCGTCTCCGCCGCAGACGGCATTGCCCGTGTGGAGGGTCTGCCCTCCGTCATGGCCAACGAGCTGCTGCGCTTTGAGGACGGAACCCTGGGTCTGGCCCAGAACCTCGACACCCGTGAGATCGGCGTCGTCGTGCTCGGCGACTTCCAGGGCGTCGAAGAGGGCCAGGAAGTCCAGCGCACCGGTGAGGTCCTCTCCGTGCCGGTGGGGGACGCCTTCCTCGGCCGCGTGGTGGACCCGCTGGGTGCACCCCTGGACGACATGGGCCCGATCGAGGCCGAGGCCCGCCGCGCCATGGAGCTTCAGGCGCCGGGCGTCACGCAGCGCAAGTCCGTCGACGAACCGCTGCAGACCGGCATGAAGTCCATCGATGCCATGATCCCGATCGGACGCGGCCAGCGTCAGCTGATCATCGGTGACCGCCAGACCGGCAAGACCGCCATCGGCATCGACACCATCCTGAACCAGAAGGACAACTGGGAGTCCGGTGATCCGTCGAAGCAGGTGCGCTGCATCTACGTCGCCGTCGGCCAGAAGGCTTCGACGATCGCCTCCGTGCGCCAGACGCTCGAGGAGCACGGCGCCCTGGAGTACACCACCATCGTGGCGTCCCCGGCCTCCGACCCGGCCGGCTTCAAGTACCTGGCGCCCTACGCCGGTTCGGCCATCGGCCAGCACTGGATGTACGGCGGCAAGCACGTCCTCATCATCTTCGATGACCTCTCCAAGCAGGCCGAGGCCTACCGTGCGGTCTCGCTGCTGCTGCGCCGCCCGCCGGGCCGCGAGGCCTACCCGGGCGACGTGTTCTACCTGCACTCCCGCCTGCTGGAGAGGTGTGCCAAGCTGTCCGACGAACTGGGCGGCGGTTCCATGACCGGCCTGCCGATCGTGGAGACCAAGGCCAACGACGTCTCGGCCTACATCCCGACCAACGTCATCTCCATCACCGACGGACAGATCTTCCTGCAGTCGGATCTCTTCAACGCCAACCAGCGTCCGGCTGTCGACGTGGGCATCTCGGTGTCCCGCGTGGGTGGTGCGGCCCAGGTCAAGGCCATGAAGAAAGTCTCGGGCACGTTGAAGCTGGACCTGGCCCAGTACCGCGACCAGCAGGCCTTCGCCATGTTCGCCTCGGACCTGGATCCGGCGACCCGCCGTCAGCTGGCCCGCGGTGAGCGTCTGACCGAGCTGCTGAAGCAGCCGCAGTACTCCCCGTACCCGGTCGAGGAGCAGGTCGTGTCCATCTGGACCGGCTCCAACGGACACCTGGACGAGGTCCCGGTGGAGGATGTGCTGCGTTTCGAGCGTGACTTCCTGGACCACCTGCGTCGCAAGGAGGTCGTGCTCGGCCCGATCCGCGAGACCGGCAAGCTGGAGGACTCCACCCTCGAGGCGCTCAAGACCGAGGTCGAGGCGTTCAAGAAGGGCTTCTTCGGGGAGGGCGACAACAAGCTCGTCGCCGCCGGCCACGAGGAGCACGAGCCGCTGGCGGCCGATCAGGTCACCCAGGAAAAGATCGTCAAGCAGAAGCGCTGACCCGTTGTGCCGAGGGCAGTCCCGTCCGGTCCTTCCACCAGGAATGACCGGACGGGCGCCGGAGGCGGACGCGTAAGGAAAGGACCACCATGGGAGCCCAGATCCGGGTCTACCGCCAGAAGATCGCCTCGACCCAGTCGATGCAGAAGATCTTCAAGGCGATGGAGCTGATCGCCACGTCCCGCATCGGCAAGGCACGTGAACGCGTGTCCGCGTCGCTGCCGTACGCCAACGCGATCACCCGCGCCGTGTCCGCCGTGTCATCGCAGCAGGACATCGAACATGTGCTGACGTCCGAGGTCGAGAACCCGAAGCGCGCTGCCGTGCTGGTCCTCTCCTCGGACCGTGGCATGGCCGGCGCCTACTCGGCGAACATCCTGCGCCATGCGGAGGAACTGCTCGAGTCGCTGCATGCCGAGGGCAAGGAGACGGACATCTACCTCGTTGGCCGCAAGGCCCAGGGGTACTTCGACTTCCGCAATCGCGAGTACCAGGAAGTCTGGACCGGCAACACCGATGCGCCGGAGTTCCTGCGAGCCCGTGAGATCGGAGAGCGCCTCGTCGACTCGTTCCTGGAGGACACGGAAGCCGGTGGCGTGGACGAGATCCACGTCGTCTACACCGCCTTTCACTCGCTGGTCACCCAGGTGCCGACCGTCGTCCGTCTGCTGCCCCTCGAGGTGGTGGAGGAAGAGGTCAGCGACTCCACGGAGTTGTACCCGCTCTACGAGTACGAGCCGGCTCCGGAGGACGTCCTGGACGCCCTGCTGCCGAAGTACATCGAGTCCCGGATCTTCTCGGCCATGCTCCAGGCCTCCGCATCCGAGCTGGCCAACCGCCAGCGCGCGATGAAGTCGGCCGGGGACAACGCCAAGGATCTGGTCACTGAGTACACCCTGAAGATGAACAACGCCCGCCAGGCCGAGATCACGCAGGAACTGACCGAGCTGATCGCCGGTGCGGACGCGCTCAGCGCGTCCTGACCGGGCACCGGCTCTTCACCTGACGAGCCACCTGACTGCCAACTGACCGTCAACTGACTGTCAACCTCCAGCCACACCAAAGAAGTGAGAGAGATGACTGCCACCACGAACGAACAGGGCACCGGTA comes from Citricoccus muralis and encodes:
- the atpB gene encoding F0F1 ATP synthase subunit A; amino-acid sequence: MLPIVLASSTDEGGFAPPTIDQTHLPDILPWMAEYGTGFGKQMLMIILSVILISAFFMLAMRKPGLVPGKVQWLAESGYAFVRNGMGRDIIGEKEFKPFVPLLFGLFFFVIVNNLFGAVPFLQLPSFSHAGSAYALALIVYIIWIGLGIKRNGLKYFKLAVVPSGVPGWILPLLVPLEIISTFLVRPLTHSLRLMATMLSGHMIIMLAGAGAQYLIMETGNVALQATGVLVVLGSVAMYFLELLIMYLQAFVFTLLTAIYIQGALAANDH
- a CDS encoding ATP synthase F0 subunit C, which encodes MEITGNLNLVGYGLASIGSAIGVGLIFAAYINGVARQPEAQRILQPIALLGFALAEALAILGLVFAFVL
- a CDS encoding F0F1 ATP synthase subunit B; translation: MIRSEAILAAAEGANPLVPNWWEVLVTAVGFAVLMFLVVKYIAPALENSYQNRVDAIEGGLEKAEKAQAEANALKADYEQQQQEGYAEANRVREEARTEGAQILAEAREKASAESARLVEQAQVQIAAERLQAETSLRTDVGALATTLASRIVGESLEDDARSQRVVDRFLEDLERNSTARTASGTAGVVE
- a CDS encoding F0F1 ATP synthase subunit delta; this translates as MAGASSDSLATARQELDTVLVSGGTQLASELFTALAAVDSSAPLRRALTDPSWSVERRTGVVGSLFGSKVSEDALRVLKTLAGLKWSRTRDYGDSLEQLATTSVAASAERDGLDGLGRLSDELLSFNRAVQESHDLQRALTDPQAPASAKGNLAERLLGNGSAEAKLLVRQAVEAPRGHKPVDLIRGFVDTVAERQRLWIAEVTVARALAPAQQERLAAALKRLFGRDLKLDVAVDPELVGGIRVQVGDDVVDSSLQSRLHDLQRKMAG
- the atpA gene encoding F0F1 ATP synthase subunit alpha, producing the protein MADLTINADDVRNALNEFAASYEPAGTERVEVGHVVSAADGIARVEGLPSVMANELLRFEDGTLGLAQNLDTREIGVVVLGDFQGVEEGQEVQRTGEVLSVPVGDAFLGRVVDPLGAPLDDMGPIEAEARRAMELQAPGVTQRKSVDEPLQTGMKSIDAMIPIGRGQRQLIIGDRQTGKTAIGIDTILNQKDNWESGDPSKQVRCIYVAVGQKASTIASVRQTLEEHGALEYTTIVASPASDPAGFKYLAPYAGSAIGQHWMYGGKHVLIIFDDLSKQAEAYRAVSLLLRRPPGREAYPGDVFYLHSRLLERCAKLSDELGGGSMTGLPIVETKANDVSAYIPTNVISITDGQIFLQSDLFNANQRPAVDVGISVSRVGGAAQVKAMKKVSGTLKLDLAQYRDQQAFAMFASDLDPATRRQLARGERLTELLKQPQYSPYPVEEQVVSIWTGSNGHLDEVPVEDVLRFERDFLDHLRRKEVVLGPIRETGKLEDSTLEALKTEVEAFKKGFFGEGDNKLVAAGHEEHEPLAADQVTQEKIVKQKR
- a CDS encoding F0F1 ATP synthase subunit gamma gives rise to the protein MGAQIRVYRQKIASTQSMQKIFKAMELIATSRIGKARERVSASLPYANAITRAVSAVSSQQDIEHVLTSEVENPKRAAVLVLSSDRGMAGAYSANILRHAEELLESLHAEGKETDIYLVGRKAQGYFDFRNREYQEVWTGNTDAPEFLRAREIGERLVDSFLEDTEAGGVDEIHVVYTAFHSLVTQVPTVVRLLPLEVVEEEVSDSTELYPLYEYEPAPEDVLDALLPKYIESRIFSAMLQASASELANRQRAMKSAGDNAKDLVTEYTLKMNNARQAEITQELTELIAGADALSAS